In Vibrio diazotrophicus, the following proteins share a genomic window:
- a CDS encoding bifunctional 4-hydroxy-2-oxoglutarate aldolase/2-dehydro-3-deoxy-phosphogluconate aldolase, whose product MKDLNQQLAEIKVVPVIAIKDANKAVKLAEVLIENGLPCAEVTFRTEAAAQAIKNMREAFPEMLIGAGTVLTTAQVDEAIDAGVDFIVSPGFNPTTVKYCQQRGATIVPGVNSPSLVEQAMEMGLRTLKFFPAEPSGGVNMLKALTAVYPIKFMPTGGVSPKNVNDYLAIPSVLACGGTWMVPNDLIDGEKWDELAALVKDVANVIAK is encoded by the coding sequence ATGAAAGATTTAAACCAACAACTTGCTGAAATCAAAGTCGTTCCTGTTATTGCAATTAAAGATGCAAACAAAGCCGTGAAGCTTGCGGAAGTTCTGATTGAAAATGGTCTTCCATGTGCAGAAGTGACTTTCCGTACAGAAGCAGCAGCACAAGCAATCAAAAACATGCGTGAAGCTTTCCCAGAAATGCTGATCGGTGCTGGTACCGTTCTGACAACTGCGCAAGTAGACGAAGCTATCGACGCTGGCGTTGATTTCATCGTAAGCCCAGGCTTTAACCCAACAACAGTTAAATACTGCCAACAACGTGGTGCAACAATCGTACCTGGCGTAAACAGCCCAAGCTTAGTAGAACAAGCAATGGAAATGGGTCTACGTACTCTTAAATTCTTCCCAGCAGAACCTTCAGGCGGCGTTAACATGCTTAAAGCATTAACAGCCGTTTACCCAATTAAATTCATGCCAACTGGCGGCGTTAGCCCTAAAAACGTTAACGACTACCTAGCTATCCCAAGCGTTTTAGCTTGTGGTGGTACTTGGATGGTGCCAAACGATCTGATCGATGGCGAAAAATGGGATGAACTAGCAGCACTAGTTAAAGACGTAGCGAACGTTATTGCGAAGTAA
- a CDS encoding RpiB/LacA/LacB family sugar-phosphate isomerase, with protein sequence MKIALMMENSQAGKNAMVLNELNTVAGPLGHDVFNVGMSDEADHHLTYIHLGIMASILLNSKAVDFVVAGCGTGQGAMMSLNLHPGVVCGYCLEPSDAFLFNQINNGNAIALAFAKGFGWAGELNVRYMFEKAFTGPRGEGYPKERAEPQQRNAGILSQVKAAVAKDSIVEALRSIDQELVKTAVGGARFQECFFNNCQDAEIEAYVKSLIA encoded by the coding sequence ATGAAAATTGCATTGATGATGGAAAACAGCCAGGCAGGTAAAAACGCAATGGTTCTTAATGAACTGAACACGGTTGCGGGCCCTCTTGGTCACGATGTTTTCAACGTGGGTATGAGCGATGAAGCGGATCACCACCTGACTTACATCCACCTAGGCATCATGGCGAGCATCCTTCTTAACTCTAAAGCGGTTGACTTCGTTGTGGCAGGTTGTGGTACTGGTCAAGGCGCAATGATGTCGCTAAACCTACACCCAGGTGTGGTTTGTGGTTACTGCTTAGAGCCATCTGACGCTTTCCTGTTCAACCAAATCAACAACGGTAACGCTATTGCTCTAGCATTCGCGAAAGGCTTCGGTTGGGCTGGCGAACTGAACGTTCGTTACATGTTCGAAAAAGCGTTCACTGGCCCACGTGGCGAAGGCTACCCGAAAGAGCGTGCAGAGCCACAACAACGTAACGCTGGTATCTTGAGCCAAGTTAAAGCGGCAGTAGCGAAAGACAGCATTGTTGAAGCTTTACGTTCTATCGACCAAGAGCTAGTGAAAACTGCAGTTGGCGGCGCTCGATTCCAAGAGTGCTTCTTCAATAACTGCCAAGACGCAGAAATTGAAGCTTACGTTAAGTCTCTTATTGCTTAA
- a CDS encoding sugar kinase, with product MNQIKRVAIIGECMVELRKNEGTVEQGFGGDTLNTAVYLSRLTQSAGVTTSYVTGLGKDPFSAEMLSAWKQEGLNTDMVFLSEKKLPGIYTIQTREDGERSFFYWRNDAAAKYWLRDVQLEALEAQLCEHQMIYLSGISVAILPEDCLKSLFEVLTKCRAKGVKIAFDNNFRPALWSSIEDAKKVYTEILKITDIAFLTFDDEVLLWGDSEEKQAIERTQGFGVEEIVVKRGADACFVISNGELYTVAANKISNVIDTTAAGDSFSAGYLAKRILGGSEQQSASAGHLVAGTVIQYRGAIIPSSAMPTL from the coding sequence ATGAACCAAATCAAGAGAGTGGCGATCATTGGCGAATGCATGGTCGAGCTTAGAAAAAACGAAGGTACAGTTGAACAAGGATTTGGTGGTGATACGTTAAATACTGCTGTTTACCTTTCTCGTCTTACTCAGTCTGCTGGCGTGACGACATCTTACGTCACAGGCCTTGGTAAAGACCCTTTCAGTGCTGAAATGCTATCTGCTTGGAAACAAGAAGGGTTGAATACCGATATGGTCTTCCTGTCTGAGAAGAAATTACCGGGTATTTATACCATCCAGACTCGTGAAGATGGCGAAAGAAGTTTCTTCTATTGGCGCAATGATGCGGCAGCAAAGTACTGGCTACGTGATGTGCAACTTGAAGCTTTAGAAGCTCAGCTTTGCGAACATCAAATGATTTACCTAAGCGGTATCAGTGTTGCGATTCTTCCTGAAGATTGCCTGAAATCACTTTTCGAAGTGCTCACTAAATGCCGAGCAAAAGGCGTCAAGATTGCCTTTGATAACAACTTCCGCCCTGCTCTGTGGTCTTCTATTGAAGATGCGAAGAAAGTGTACACTGAGATCCTAAAAATCACGGACATTGCTTTCCTTACTTTCGATGACGAAGTGCTACTTTGGGGCGACAGCGAAGAGAAGCAAGCCATCGAACGTACTCAAGGCTTCGGCGTTGAAGAAATCGTTGTTAAACGCGGTGCCGACGCCTGTTTCGTTATTTCGAATGGTGAGCTGTACACTGTGGCAGCGAACAAGATCTCTAACGTGATTGATACAACAGCAGCCGGTGACTCGTTCAGTGCGGGTTATCTAGCGAAACGAATTCTTGGAGGCAGCGAACAACAGTCTGCTTCTGCTGGCCACTTAGTGGCTGGAACCGTTATTCAGTACCGTGGTGCTATCATTCCCTCTAGCGCTATGCCAACACTTTAA
- a CDS encoding DMT family transporter: protein MPSQSTHFFSRPMVVYAIAILCTVLWGSAYPAIKTGYALLNIEAHDVASQMVFAGQRFLLAGIFLIILSVLFRRHTGTITKTKVRQIVVLGLTQTSLQYIFFYLGVAFATGVKASILNATGTFFSVLLAHFIYNNDRLTQRKAIGCTVGFLGVFIVNFNQSLLDFQFSVLGEGSVIFAAFILAAASIYGKKISQGIDAMVMTAWQLAIGGLALLCVGYLFGGHSGDFDFASLSLLIYLACLSSAAFALWSVLLKHNPVSMVTIFNFLIPVFGSSLSSIFLGETILEWKNMVALILVCSGIYLVTKSKKPSS, encoded by the coding sequence ATGCCATCGCAATCAACCCATTTTTTCTCGCGACCAATGGTCGTATATGCCATAGCTATACTCTGCACTGTGTTATGGGGTAGCGCTTATCCAGCCATTAAAACCGGCTATGCTCTGCTCAACATCGAAGCACACGATGTTGCATCGCAAATGGTGTTTGCGGGGCAACGCTTTCTATTGGCGGGTATTTTCCTGATTATTCTGTCGGTATTGTTTAGACGTCACACTGGAACCATCACCAAAACCAAAGTGCGTCAAATTGTTGTGCTGGGTCTGACTCAGACCAGCTTGCAGTACATCTTCTTCTATTTGGGTGTGGCATTTGCAACCGGTGTAAAAGCGTCCATTTTGAACGCGACGGGCACGTTCTTTAGCGTTCTTCTGGCACATTTCATCTATAACAATGACCGCTTAACACAGAGAAAGGCTATCGGCTGTACGGTAGGTTTTCTAGGTGTATTCATAGTGAATTTCAACCAGTCACTGCTCGATTTCCAGTTCAGTGTGCTGGGTGAAGGTTCCGTGATTTTTGCTGCTTTCATTCTTGCTGCTGCTTCTATATACGGGAAGAAAATATCGCAAGGCATTGATGCTATGGTTATGACTGCATGGCAATTGGCTATCGGTGGATTGGCGCTATTGTGTGTGGGGTATCTATTCGGCGGCCACTCTGGCGACTTTGATTTTGCCAGCCTGTCACTACTGATCTACCTTGCTTGTTTGTCTTCTGCGGCGTTTGCGCTGTGGAGCGTATTGCTAAAACATAACCCTGTGAGCATGGTGACCATTTTTAACTTCCTGATCCCTGTTTTTGGTAGCAGTTTGTCTTCCATATTTCTGGGCGAAACGATTTTAGAATGGAAAAACATGGTTGCACTGATACTGGTGTGTAGCGGTATCTATTTAGTGACAAAGAGTAAAAAACCAAGTTCGTAA
- the kduI gene encoding 5-dehydro-4-deoxy-D-glucuronate isomerase, with protein MHINYNNNPKDAKSYDTDRLREEFLTEELFKQGEITLVYSHIDRVVAMGISPSNAALKLEDFVDNKAFGTDYFLQRRELGIVNLGEKAEVRTQNGVYVLEHLDAVYLGKGEQDIEFRALEGDFAKLYCLSAPAHHTYPSRTILRSEARLVELGSLETANDRVINQYLHPDVLPTCQLCMGVTHLKPGSVWNTMPAHTHERRMEAYLYFNVQPSQVVFHFMGEPTETRHIVVRNHQLVLSPSWSIHSGCGTQNYSFVWGMLGENQTFDDMDFVDMNEIR; from the coding sequence ATGCACATTAATTACAACAACAATCCAAAAGACGCTAAGTCGTACGATACGGATCGTTTAAGAGAAGAATTCCTAACTGAAGAATTGTTCAAACAAGGTGAAATCACACTTGTATACAGTCACATCGACCGTGTTGTGGCGATGGGCATCAGTCCTAGTAACGCAGCCCTTAAGCTGGAAGACTTTGTTGATAACAAAGCGTTTGGTACTGACTATTTCTTGCAACGCCGCGAATTGGGCATTGTGAACTTAGGTGAGAAAGCGGAAGTTCGTACTCAAAACGGTGTTTACGTGTTAGAACACTTGGATGCGGTTTACCTAGGTAAAGGCGAGCAAGATATCGAATTCCGTGCATTGGAAGGTGATTTCGCAAAACTTTACTGCCTAAGCGCTCCTGCTCATCACACATATCCATCACGCACCATTTTGCGTAGTGAAGCTCGCCTTGTTGAATTGGGTTCACTAGAAACCGCTAACGACCGTGTGATCAATCAATACCTACACCCAGATGTACTCCCTACGTGCCAACTTTGCATGGGCGTAACACATCTGAAACCAGGAAGTGTTTGGAACACTATGCCAGCTCATACTCATGAGCGCCGTATGGAAGCTTACCTCTATTTCAACGTTCAGCCATCTCAAGTGGTATTCCACTTCATGGGTGAGCCAACAGAAACGCGTCACATCGTAGTGAGAAACCATCAACTTGTGCTATCGCCAAGTTGGTCAATTCACTCTGGTTGTGGCACGCAAAACTACAGTTTTGTGTGGGGAATGTTGGGTGAGAACCAAACATTCGACGATATGGATTTCGTAGATATGAACGAAATTCGATAA
- a CDS encoding alkaline phosphatase, whose translation MKSKKLLLVSGILTALAGCSTQSQTAGVDAPQKDDVWFKQAQADIAKAKANMPIDKPAKNVILFVGDGMSVGTITAARIFEGQRRGLMGEEYRLNMETMPNMALSKTYNTDAQTPDSAGTASAMVTGVKTKQGVISVDDNVKRGFCNTVKGNEAKTAWEMAAEKGLSVGVVSTARITHATPATAYAHSADRNWENDATLPNIAKNQGCVDIAQQLISFNEGKGMDVVFGGGRREFLPVDVVDPEGKKGKRKDGQNLVEKWQTQHPDGQYVYDQKGFESIPADAKKVFGLFESSHMKYEADRRGDEPSLAEMTSKAIDLLSNNKDGYLLLVEAGRIDHAHHDGNAARALWDAVAYDEAVKAALDKTNPEDTLIIVTADHAHTLISNGYSERGNPILGLSKSNGKLSVDAYGKHYTTLSYGNGPGAVEKGGADRPNPTEEEVMNIDYRQQSLIKLDSETHSGEDVAIFARGPQAYLFQGAVEQNYIFHVMNEALGLTK comes from the coding sequence GTGAAAAGTAAAAAACTTCTATTAGTCAGTGGTATTTTGACAGCCCTAGCTGGCTGTTCTACACAGAGCCAAACCGCTGGTGTTGACGCGCCACAGAAAGATGACGTGTGGTTCAAACAAGCTCAGGCAGATATCGCAAAAGCAAAAGCGAACATGCCTATCGATAAACCCGCTAAGAACGTGATTTTGTTTGTTGGTGACGGTATGAGCGTAGGTACGATTACTGCAGCACGTATTTTTGAAGGCCAGCGTCGCGGTTTAATGGGCGAAGAATACCGCCTAAATATGGAAACTATGCCTAACATGGCTTTGTCAAAAACATACAATACCGATGCACAAACGCCAGATTCAGCAGGTACTGCTTCTGCAATGGTAACGGGTGTGAAAACCAAGCAAGGTGTCATCAGTGTTGATGACAACGTTAAACGTGGCTTCTGTAACACGGTAAAAGGCAACGAAGCGAAAACGGCTTGGGAAATGGCCGCTGAAAAAGGACTGTCTGTTGGTGTTGTGTCTACTGCACGTATCACTCATGCAACACCTGCAACCGCTTATGCTCACTCAGCTGATCGTAACTGGGAAAATGACGCTACGCTTCCAAACATCGCCAAGAATCAAGGTTGTGTGGATATCGCTCAGCAGCTGATTAGCTTCAACGAAGGCAAAGGTATGGATGTGGTATTCGGTGGTGGACGCCGCGAATTCCTGCCTGTCGATGTTGTTGACCCTGAAGGTAAAAAAGGCAAACGTAAAGACGGTCAGAACCTCGTTGAAAAATGGCAAACTCAGCACCCAGATGGTCAATATGTTTACGATCAAAAAGGTTTCGAAAGCATTCCAGCAGATGCAAAGAAAGTGTTTGGTCTGTTTGAGAGCAGCCACATGAAGTATGAAGCGGATCGCCGTGGCGACGAGCCTTCACTTGCTGAGATGACTTCAAAAGCAATCGACCTATTATCGAATAACAAAGATGGCTATTTGTTGTTGGTTGAAGCCGGACGTATTGACCACGCGCACCACGATGGTAATGCTGCTCGCGCACTTTGGGATGCTGTTGCTTATGACGAAGCAGTAAAAGCAGCACTGGATAAAACAAACCCAGAAGATACATTGATCATTGTAACCGCTGACCATGCGCACACGCTGATTTCAAATGGTTACTCAGAGCGCGGCAATCCAATTCTTGGTCTGTCTAAATCAAACGGTAAATTGAGTGTCGATGCTTACGGCAAACACTACACCACATTAAGCTACGGTAATGGTCCTGGCGCGGTTGAGAAAGGTGGTGCAGATCGTCCTAACCCAACTGAAGAAGAAGTGATGAACATTGATTACCGTCAACAGTCTCTAATCAAACTTGATTCAGAAACTCACTCAGGTGAAGACGTCGCTATCTTTGCTCGCGGTCCTCAGGCTTACTTGTTCCAAGGTGCAGTTGAGCAAAACTACATCTTCCACGTAATGAATGAAGCCTTAGGCTTAACGAAGTAA
- a CDS encoding DUF3299 domain-containing protein, translated as MKLTLLKRFGRISALGILLALGCASGTYAQEDINTASSDVVTLDWIDLIPEAERNVAPLPNKAPLNHDSDTPPQNMAGGFRDDLDGKQVRIPGFVIPLEGDDKVVTELLLVPYFGACIHVPPPPPNQILYVKFDKGVPIQGLWDVVYIVGKLNVEMVESDLGQAGYLINGVTVEAYNDSSS; from the coding sequence ATGAAACTGACTTTGTTAAAACGTTTTGGCCGCATTAGCGCGTTAGGAATATTACTGGCACTTGGTTGTGCTTCTGGTACTTATGCTCAAGAAGACATCAACACCGCAAGTTCTGATGTTGTCACTTTGGATTGGATCGACTTGATTCCAGAAGCTGAGCGCAATGTTGCGCCGTTACCAAATAAAGCACCGCTAAATCACGATAGTGATACTCCACCTCAGAATATGGCTGGAGGATTTCGTGATGACTTAGATGGAAAACAAGTGCGTATTCCGGGCTTTGTTATTCCGTTGGAAGGGGACGATAAAGTGGTAACAGAACTACTTTTGGTTCCTTATTTTGGTGCTTGTATTCATGTTCCGCCTCCGCCACCGAATCAAATCCTTTACGTAAAATTCGATAAGGGCGTGCCTATTCAGGGGCTTTGGGATGTGGTTTACATCGTAGGTAAATTGAATGTGGAAATGGTTGAGTCTGATTTGGGGCAAGCGGGCTATCTGATTAACGGTGTAACTGTTGAAGCTTATAACGACTCAAGCTCGTAG
- a CDS encoding TRAP transporter large permease, giving the protein MDLALTAALIMFAGVVFFLVIGAPIAIAVGISSFGAMMVILPTQGAMVTSAQRMFVGLDSFALLAIPFFILAGNIMNNGGIAIRLINFSKIVSGFFPGSLAQTNVVSNMLFGSISGSGVASAAAIGGIMSPIQEKEGYDKRFSTAVNIASAPTGMLIPPSNTLIVYATVAGSVSISALFMGGYIPGILWGLGVMLVAGVMAKRRGYIAKHRMTLKECGQVTVDAIPSLSLIIVVIGGILGGVFTATEASAIAVVYSLLLSAMYRSLDFRRLPEIFLQSAKMTAIVIFMLATSSIMSWVMAFTQIPGMIADMLLGLTDNPIIILLIINVILLFVGTFMDPTPAVLIFTPIFLPICMGLGMDPVQFGILLVFNLSLGTITPPVGPILFTGCKVSGISIDSVIKTLLPFFFVIFAVLMLVTYIPAISMTLPEAMGLIK; this is encoded by the coding sequence ATGGACTTAGCATTAACAGCTGCCTTAATTATGTTCGCCGGTGTGGTCTTCTTCCTAGTGATTGGCGCACCGATTGCTATCGCAGTAGGTATTTCCTCTTTCGGCGCAATGATGGTTATTCTGCCAACTCAGGGGGCAATGGTAACCTCTGCTCAACGTATGTTCGTAGGCTTAGACTCCTTTGCTCTGCTCGCCATTCCGTTCTTTATTCTTGCTGGTAACATCATGAATAACGGCGGTATAGCGATACGGCTGATTAACTTCTCTAAGATTGTCAGTGGTTTCTTTCCGGGTTCTCTTGCTCAAACTAACGTTGTATCGAACATGCTGTTCGGTTCAATCAGTGGTTCTGGCGTAGCCTCTGCGGCGGCTATCGGCGGCATCATGTCACCAATCCAAGAAAAAGAAGGTTACGACAAGCGTTTCAGTACTGCGGTAAACATCGCGTCAGCACCAACTGGTATGTTGATTCCACCAAGTAACACATTGATCGTCTATGCGACAGTAGCGGGTAGTGTTTCTATCTCTGCATTGTTCATGGGTGGTTACATCCCAGGTATTCTTTGGGGTCTAGGTGTCATGCTTGTTGCGGGTGTTATGGCAAAACGCCGTGGGTACATCGCTAAACACCGTATGACGCTAAAAGAGTGCGGTCAAGTAACGGTGGATGCCATCCCAAGTTTGTCTCTGATCATCGTGGTGATTGGCGGTATCTTAGGTGGTGTGTTTACAGCAACAGAAGCTTCGGCCATCGCGGTTGTTTATTCTCTGCTTCTGAGTGCAATGTACCGTTCTTTGGATTTCAGAAGACTGCCAGAAATCTTCTTACAATCAGCAAAAATGACGGCTATTGTTATCTTTATGCTGGCAACATCGTCAATCATGTCTTGGGTAATGGCATTTACACAAATCCCGGGAATGATTGCAGATATGCTATTAGGCTTGACGGATAACCCTATCATCATCCTATTGATCATTAACGTGATCTTGCTATTTGTGGGTACATTTATGGACCCAACGCCAGCAGTACTGATCTTTACACCTATCTTCCTGCCAATTTGTATGGGCTTAGGTATGGACCCAGTGCAGTTCGGTATCCTATTAGTCTTCAACCTTTCACTAGGTACGATTACACCGCCAGTAGGACCGATTCTGTTTACCGGCTGTAAGGTGAGTGGTATCAGCATTGATTCAGTAATCAAAACATTGCTACCGTTTTTCTTCGTGATTTTTGCGGTACTGATGTTGGTGACTTACATTCCAGCCATCTCAATGACGCTTCCAGAAGCGATGGGTTTGATTAAGTAA
- a CDS encoding TRAP transporter substrate-binding protein: MMLKKSALKLAAIATVVGSALSYSSIVSAATEIKAAFNQSDKHPQYLALKEFGEKLNKETDGRYKLNIFPNELLGDQRAALELVQNGAIQMAVVANPLVENYDKTFAVIGMPYVYTGSEHQEKVFTSGVLDNLFASTQKFGFEVLTAYTAGARSMYTKGNSVANVADMKGKKIRVMQSDTMIKMLSCMGGTGVPMSQGEVYTAVQQGVLDGAENNEITYADLKQYEVAPYFSATRHLMVPDLVVASSYFLSTMSKEDQATFKKLAKESTVSEFALWNAQIETAKKTAMDKGATFVEVDIKPFQESCSALQKDLIKTPEQKDLFEKVAALQ, from the coding sequence ATGATGCTTAAGAAATCTGCCCTAAAATTAGCTGCTATCGCCACTGTTGTAGGTAGCGCACTGAGCTACTCTTCAATTGTGTCAGCAGCAACTGAGATCAAAGCTGCTTTCAACCAATCTGACAAGCACCCACAATACCTAGCGCTTAAAGAGTTTGGTGAGAAGCTAAACAAAGAAACAGATGGTCGTTACAAACTAAACATTTTCCCTAACGAACTATTGGGCGACCAACGTGCAGCACTTGAGCTTGTGCAAAACGGTGCGATTCAAATGGCTGTTGTGGCTAACCCACTGGTTGAAAACTACGACAAAACATTCGCTGTAATCGGTATGCCTTACGTGTACACAGGTTCAGAACACCAAGAGAAAGTATTTACTTCTGGCGTACTCGATAACCTATTTGCATCGACTCAAAAATTCGGTTTTGAAGTACTAACAGCTTACACTGCTGGTGCACGTAGCATGTACACAAAAGGCAACTCTGTAGCAAACGTTGCAGACATGAAAGGTAAGAAAATCCGTGTAATGCAATCTGACACTATGATCAAGATGCTTTCTTGCATGGGTGGTACTGGTGTGCCAATGAGCCAAGGTGAAGTTTACACGGCAGTACAACAAGGCGTTCTTGATGGTGCAGAAAACAACGAAATCACTTACGCTGACCTTAAGCAATACGAAGTGGCTCCATACTTCTCTGCGACACGTCACCTAATGGTTCCAGACCTAGTAGTAGCAAGCAGCTACTTCCTATCAACTATGTCTAAAGAAGACCAAGCGACGTTCAAAAAGCTAGCGAAAGAGAGCACAGTAAGCGAATTCGCTCTATGGAATGCTCAAATCGAAACCGCTAAGAAAACAGCGATGGATAAAGGTGCAACGTTCGTAGAAGTTGATATCAAACCTTTCCAAGAGTCTTGTAGCGCTCTACAAAAAGACCTAATCAAGACTCCAGAGCAAAAAGATCTATTCGAAAAAGTTGCAGCGCTGCAATAA
- a CDS encoding TRAP transporter small permease translates to MLDHTPSGLFKVFSVVKHWLDKIVSWFCISIITLMTILVTYQVIVRYVFNDPSAVSEVLSRYLFIWLVLFGSALVFGLKEHMAISFIKEKFSQKTQIIVEAFIELAIVTFALSIMIFGGYSSATRQMWQLDSALQIPMGTIYAAIPISGALMVFYFIYNELQLVERWKQLRSSAE, encoded by the coding sequence ATGTTAGACCATACGCCAAGTGGCTTATTTAAAGTTTTTTCTGTCGTTAAGCATTGGTTAGACAAGATTGTTTCTTGGTTTTGTATTTCCATAATCACCTTAATGACCATTCTTGTGACTTATCAAGTTATTGTCCGTTACGTATTCAATGATCCAAGCGCGGTGAGTGAAGTACTTTCTCGCTACCTGTTTATCTGGTTAGTGTTGTTCGGTAGTGCGCTTGTTTTCGGCTTGAAAGAACATATGGCTATCTCTTTTATCAAAGAGAAGTTCTCCCAAAAAACACAAATCATTGTTGAAGCGTTTATCGAACTAGCGATTGTCACTTTTGCTCTATCCATCATGATTTTCGGCGGTTACAGCAGTGCAACGCGCCAAATGTGGCAGTTAGATTCTGCACTACAAATTCCTATGGGAACGATTTACGCAGCGATTCCAATCAGTGGAGCGTTAATGGTTTTTTATTTTATTTACAACGAATTGCAGCTAGTCGAACGCTGGAAGCAATTACGTTCTTCGGCAGAGTAG
- a CDS encoding IclR family transcriptional regulator: MESVKKTEYRAPALEKGLDILELLAQQDEPLTKKQIAESLDRSINEIFRMLSVLVEKQFIEYDSYTSTYALTLKMFALSNQHPPIAQLLKRATPLMEDICNKVNQSCHMSAYSNGEMTVIARQESPYKMGFSLRLGSVIDICSSGSGIVFLSFLSEEKRQSVLDRLDATPEEKAHALSHVEATRERGYYVGESPQIMGVTNISLPIFGVLGDVLATITIPYMTLNSNTVHHHIEDLENTKRELIELASKLNQNLS; this comes from the coding sequence ATGGAATCAGTTAAGAAAACTGAATATAGAGCGCCTGCGCTTGAAAAAGGCTTAGATATTCTTGAACTGCTTGCTCAGCAAGATGAGCCACTCACAAAAAAGCAGATAGCGGAAAGCTTAGATAGAAGTATCAACGAAATCTTTCGCATGTTGTCTGTGCTGGTGGAAAAGCAGTTCATTGAATATGACAGCTACACGTCAACTTATGCGTTAACGCTGAAAATGTTTGCGCTATCGAACCAGCATCCACCCATCGCTCAGCTTTTAAAGCGTGCTACGCCATTGATGGAAGATATCTGCAACAAAGTAAATCAGTCTTGCCATATGTCGGCATACAGCAATGGTGAAATGACCGTTATCGCACGCCAAGAGAGCCCCTACAAAATGGGTTTCAGCTTAAGACTGGGTTCTGTCATTGATATCTGTTCATCGGGCTCGGGCATCGTTTTCTTGAGCTTCCTGAGTGAAGAGAAACGTCAATCTGTGTTAGACAGATTGGATGCAACGCCAGAAGAAAAAGCGCATGCGCTAAGCCATGTAGAAGCAACGAGAGAGCGTGGCTATTACGTAGGCGAAAGTCCGCAAATTATGGGAGTGACCAACATCAGTCTGCCGATTTTTGGCGTGCTGGGTGATGTGTTAGCAACCATCACAATTCCGTATATGACGCTGAACTCCAACACTGTTCACCATCATATTGAAGATTTAGAAAATACCAAACGCGAATTAATTGAGCTAGCGAGCAAGTTGAATCAGAACTTGTCGTAA
- the kduD gene encoding 2-dehydro-3-deoxy-D-gluconate 5-dehydrogenase KduD: MILDSFDVKGKVAIVTGCDTGLGQGMALGLAQAGCDIVGVNIVEPTETIELIKATGQKFIDIRANLMKLDDIPSIVSRAVEECGHVDILVNNAGIIRRNDAIDFSEQDWDDVMNINIKSVFFMSQAVAKQFMAQGNGGKIINIASMLSYQGGIRVPSYTASKSGVMGITRLMANEWAKHNINVNAIAPGYMATNNTAALRADEERNQAILERIPADRWGTPEDLAGPCVFLASKASDYINGYTIAVDGGWLAR, encoded by the coding sequence ATGATTCTTGATTCATTTGATGTGAAGGGTAAAGTTGCAATCGTAACCGGTTGTGATACTGGTCTAGGTCAAGGTATGGCTTTAGGTCTTGCACAAGCAGGTTGTGACATCGTTGGCGTAAACATTGTTGAACCAACTGAAACCATCGAACTTATCAAAGCAACTGGCCAAAAGTTCATCGACATTCGCGCCAACCTAATGAAACTGGACGACATTCCTTCTATCGTTAGCCGCGCTGTCGAAGAATGTGGTCACGTTGATATCCTAGTAAACAACGCAGGTATCATCCGTCGTAACGACGCTATCGACTTCTCAGAGCAAGACTGGGACGACGTTATGAACATCAACATCAAGTCTGTATTCTTTATGTCTCAAGCAGTCGCTAAGCAATTCATGGCTCAAGGCAACGGCGGCAAGATCATCAACATCGCTTCTATGCTTTCTTACCAAGGCGGTATCCGTGTTCCTTCATACACGGCTTCTAAGAGCGGCGTAATGGGTATTACTCGTCTGATGGCGAACGAATGGGCTAAGCACAACATTAACGTGAACGCGATTGCACCGGGCTACATGGCAACCAACAACACTGCTGCTTTACGTGCTGATGAAGAACGTAACCAAGCTATCCTTGAGCGCATCCCTGCTGACCGTTGGGGTACGCCAGAAGACCTAGCGGGTCCATGTGTGTTCCTAGCTTCTAAAGCTTCAGACTACATCAACGGCTACACTATCGCTGTTGACGGTGGTTGGTTAGCGCGTTAA